A window of Juglans regia cultivar Chandler chromosome 7, Walnut 2.0, whole genome shotgun sequence contains these coding sequences:
- the LOC108990822 gene encoding uncharacterized protein LOC108990822 produces the protein MKKVMFWNLRGIGTSKKRLRKLVRVHQPCVLFLAEPFGDDSQLSYWCDYFSFSACISNADKAGKLWCFWVAGIQVDVVGGSDQYLALMINSNILISTVYAKCWYLDRRVLWEDLLNVNAVQMPHVILGDFNILRNDSERRGGGPRLLMAMEEFSSIIDAGGLVEMPFIGNKFSWGNGQSGMARSWAHLDRAMCNLKFLEVFPMVHNQYLPRRSSDHSPMLLSLSAALSRVLSSPVVIHEDACVYFEEFLKATQSSSLPNLDDLILGEVSIGQTELPHLLKGIIRTDACGLPQIRKC, from the coding sequence ATGAAGAaagttatgttttggaatttaagagGAATTGGAACGTCGAAGAAGAGATTACGGAAACTAGTTCGTGTACATCAGCCTTGTGTTTTATTTCTGGCGGAACCATTTGGGGATGACAGTCAACTGAGTTACTGGTGTGATTATTTTTCGTTTAGTGCGTGCATCTCTAATGCGGATAAGGCTGGGAAGCTTTGGTGCTTCTGGGTTGCTGGGATACAGGTGGATGTTGTGGGAGGCTCGGATCAGTATTTAGCTCTGATGATCAATTCAAACATTTTGATATCAACTGTATATGCAAAGTGTTGGTATCTAGATAGACGGGTTTTATGGGAGGATTTGCTTAATGTAAATGCTGTACAGATGCCTCATGTGATTTTGGGGGACTTCAATATTTTGCGGAATGATAGTGAGAGGCGTGGTGGAGGCCCAAGGCTTCTCATGGCAATGGAGGAGTTTTCCTCAATTATTGATGCTGGTGGACTGGTGGAAATGCCGTTTATAGGAAATAAGTTTTCATGGGGCAATGGGCAATCGGGGATGGCTCGATCGTGGGCACACCTTGACAGAGCTATGTGCAACCTGAAGTTTCTGGAAGTGTTCCCTATGGTGCATAACCAGTACCTGCCTAGGAGGTCTTCAGATCATTCTCCCATGTTATTGAGTCTTTCGGCTGCTTTGTCCAGGGTTCTTAGTTCTCCGGTAGTCATTCATGAGGATGcttgtgtttattttgaggAATTTTTAAAGGCCACTCAGTCGAGTTCTTTGCCAAATTTGGATGATTTAATTTTGGGTGAAGTATCGATAGGTCAAACGGAGCTTCCACATTTGTTAAAAGGGATAATCAGAACAGATGCATGTGGCCTACCTCAGATTCGGAAATGCTAa